CGACTATTGCCGGCAAAGTAAATAGTCTTCTGAAAACGGTTGGTTTACAGGATAAAGCCAATGAGTATCCTAAAAATCTTTCTGGTGGACAGAAACAGCGCGTGGCCATTGCCCGGGCTTTGGCTAACGATCCGCATTTACTATTGTGCGACGAGGCGACAAGTGCATTAGATCCCCTTACCACACAATCTATTTTACAATTGTTGAGGGATATCAACCAACAATTTAGAATTACTATTTTATTGATAACCCATGAGATGGAGGTGGTAAAGGCTATCTGTAATCATGTAGCGGTAATTGATGAGGGTAAATTGCTTGTAAAGGGTGGTTTGGAAGAACTTTATTCGGAAAGTTCGCACCCTATAATAGCACAGTTACTTACAGAGCGGGAAATGGAAGTACCCGTGAGATTGAGGGATTCGCTGATAACAAAACCGGCTAAAAATAAGTTTCCTTTGTTGGAAATCTCTTTTAACAAGGATTTGAATGTAGAGCAATTGCTTGCTTATATCCATCAGGAGAACATGATATATAAGTTGTACCGAGTAGAAAATGGGCAGCCTGGTGTTAATGGTTTTGGCAGGGCACAGCTACATATACAAACGGACGAAATGCAAACTGAAGTGTTGTTGGGATATTTGGAGAAATATGGTGTTAAATACAAAATAAAAGGATATGCTGGATAATATGACTATTTCTTTATTGTTGAAAGGACTTTGGGAAACTGTTTTTATGACTTTGGCCGCAGGTTTCTTTGGTTTTGTATTGGGATTGCCAACTGGTACTCTTTTATTCCTGACCAGAAAAGGGCAGTTGCTTGAAAATAGGATATACAATAAAACAGTGTCATTTCTGGTGAACGTTTTCCGCTCTATTCCATTTATCATTCTGATTGTATGGATGATTCCTTTTACCAGAGCGATGGTAGGGACCTCTATCGGTATGTATGCTGCGTTGGTTCCGCTAAGTGTTGGCGCTGCTCCGTTTGTAGCAAGACTGGTAGAGAATAGTTTATTGGAAGTTCCGGGTGGTTTAATAGAAACTGCAAGGGCTTTAGGTGCAAGTCCAATGCAGATTATCTGTAAAGTTCTGTTACCCGAAGCACTGCCTTCGTTAATTAACAATGCTTCTATTACTTTAATTACTTTGGTTGGTTACTCTGCTATGGGAGGTGCTGTTGGTGCTGGCGGTTTGGGACAAATCGGTTATCAGTACGGATATATTGGTTACGATGCGGTGATGATGAATACCGTCCTTGTGTTATTGGTGGCTTTGGTTTTTACTATACAGTTTACAGGAGATAGGCTTTCGAGGAGATTTGATCATAGATAAGTTTCGAGTTGTAAGTTATAGGTTATAAGTTGCAACAACAGAAGGGGACGTATTGCATGGAAAATAAGGACTACATTTGTAATAGATAACTTAATACTTAAAACTTACTACATACAACTTAAAACTCACTACTTATCACTTACTACATACAACTTAACAAACATGAACGCTATAAAAAGAATATTGGCACTTGCTATAATTCCCATCTTATTACAAGCTTGCGGCGGCGGTGCAAAAAAAGATAACCCAAATCTAATTAGGGTTGGTATTACATCGGGGCCTGAAAGAGAATTGGCTGAAGCAGCAAAAAAAGTTGCCGCAGAGAAGTATAATCTGGATGTGGAATTGGTTATTTTTAACGATTATGTAGTACCTAATGAAGCGTTGAATAACGGAGATATCGATGTGAATGTTTTTCAGCATGAACCTTATTTAAAAGAGCAATCAGCTAAAAGAGGTTATGAATTGGCTGTGGTTGGAAAAACTTTTGTTTATCCGATCGTTGGCTATTCAAAGAAAATTAAAAACATCGATGAGCTAAAGCCGGGAAGTACAATCGCTATTCCTAATGACCCAACAAACGGTGGCCGTTCTTTATTGCTTTTGCAAAGATATGGACTTTTGAAACTGAAGGATGGTGTGGGGCTTTTGCCACGGGTGACTGATATTATAGAAAATCCTAAAAATCTAAAAATTCTAGAGATCGAAGCTCCGCAATTGAGTCGGGTAGTGGATGATAAGGAGGTTGTTATGGCTATTATCAATAATAACTTTGCTGCGCAGGCAGGCCTTGATGCTAATGAATACGGTGTTTTAAAGGAAGATAAGGAATCTCCATATGTAAATATTATTGTTGCCAGAGAAGATAATAAAGGCCAGGATAAAGTAAAGAATTTTGTGAAAGCATATCAATCAAAAGAGGTTGAAGAGGCGGCAGAAAAAGCCTTTAAAGGTGGAGCTGTAAGGGGATGGTAGTTTTTTGGAGTTGAAAGTTGAAAGTTAAGAGTTTAAAGTAGAGGGGTTAAAGTGAGAGGTAGAATATTAAGAAGTGAGTTAGGTTTGGGATGATAGTTTGCGGCTTTTGAGATAAAATCTTTTTTCCAGCACATTTTTTAAAAAAGCAGCGATAGGTGGCTCTATATATTTACTTATGAAGTAGGATAGCATTAACATGAGTGTAACAGTAAATAACAGTAGAAAATATTTATTGATATACATTCCAAAATTATTGAAGATAATATAACCAATGTTCTGATGAACCAAATATAGTGGATAGGTAAGTAAACCTAATTGAAGCATTTTTGGTGAGTTAATGGCTTGCAGCCTACCTGTTGTGACCAAAAACATCAATAAATAAAAAGCGGTAATTGCAGCGCAAATGATATAAGGAGAAAATGATGTATTATAATGTTGTTGTACCTTGTCTATTTGGATTATAGCTCCTTTTAAAGAGATTGCGAGACATATCAATAACAGAACTATATGTTTTGTCTTTATCCCTTCTTTAAAGATCTGATAGAATATTATTCCAGCTATGAAATATGAACTCCATTCCAGTATCAGCAAGTAATAAGCGGCTTTAAATATTATAAAATCTTTGAAAAACAGATGTAGTACTGTAATTCCTAACCAGAACAAGACTAAATGATCGAATTTTATTTTTACGAATTGATTAAAAATAAGAAATGCACCTATCAGGAAGTAGAATTGAAGTTCTACAATTAGCGACCAGTAAACACCATCAATATTGTCGTAGCCAATAAAGCTATGGAGCATGGTTAGATTTGCAATTAACTGTGGAAAGTTGGCATAGAATATCGGAGATCCAAAATAAGTGATAACCAGGAAAGTCAATATAACGCAAAACCAATAAGCGGGGTAAAGCCTGGTAATTCTGGAAACGATGAATTTTTTAATAGATAAATCTCTGATGGAAAGAACGATCACAAATCCGCTGATGATGAAAAAAAAATCGACACCTAAATATCCATACTTGAAAATATCTGCAAGTCCGTCAAATGCAATCGGACTTTTGCCATCAGCCGCATGCCCTCTGAATAAATAATGATGCAAGACCACTACTATTGCAGCAATAAATCTAAACAGGTCAATTTGATAAACTCTTTTTCCCATAGGTGAGTGAATAAGATAAGCTTCGACTTGTGATAAAAGAATGTTTTTCAGTGGTTTTACTTGGATAAAAATAAAAAATATTATCCCTTTCAAGTAAGAATAATCAAAAGACGGTTGAAAACGTTCCCTGATTTCACACATGTGTATACATAAACGTTTCTCATTTCACAATATGTTTTATATTGAAAGGTTCTGTTAATTCTTTGATAGATCATAATCAGAATTACTTTGTTGAAATGATTTATCTTGTACTTTTGCGACATGAAAAAATCCAACTTGTATGGAGCACTGTTAATTAGTGCTTTTTTCAATTCAGCCGTTTTTGCACAAACTAATGTTCAATCTCTAAACGAGGTGTTGATACAGGGAAACAGGTTACAAATTCAATTGTCTGAACAGAATAGAAATGTTGACGTTATTACCGCTCAGGAAATACAGAAATTGCCGGCTAAGTCGGTAAATGAGATATTAGGCTATGTGTCTGGTGTGGATATACGACAAAGGGGGCCGTTTGGAACTCAGGCTGATATCAGTTTGGATGGCGGAAGTTTTGAACAAACATTAATTTTATTGAATGGCATAAAAATTACCGATCAACAAACGGCGCATAATACATTGAATTTGCCTATTCCCACGGAGGCCATTGAACGCATTGAGATTTTAAGAGGGCCTGCGGCCAGAGTTTATGGTGTAAACAGTTTAACAGGAGCTATTAATATTGTTACTAAAAATCCCGAGTCTACCGCATTATTTGCGAATGTATTTGCTGGAAGTAATTTCAAGAAAGACGAGGAAGGAAATGGGGATTTGTACAACGGGCGTGGCGTTCAGCTAGGTGGAAGTATAGCAAAAGAAAAACATACACATCAGTTGTATACCTCTCATGAATCTGGTACCGGATACCGTTACAATACAGCTTATCACAATAACAGGATTTTCTATCAGGGACAGATTAAACCCGATGAACAGAATAAAATTGATGTTTTGGCCGGTTTTGTGAGAAGCTCTTTTGGTGCTAATGGTTTTTATGCAGCACCCGGCGACAAAGAATCTAAAGAAGTTGTGAGTACGACACTGGCCTCTGTAAAGTCTAAGCATTTAATTAATGGTCGCTTTACATTAAGCCCACAAGTTGGTTATAGATATAATTTTGATGACTATCGTTATTACAGGTACGATCTTTCTAAAGCCAGAAGCAGGCATCATTCAAATGCTGTAACAGTGGAAATTAATGGCGATTACAGAATGGATTTTGGTGAATTTGGATTTGGAGTGGAAACGCGTTATGAGCAGATTAATTCTACCAGTATAGGTAAACACGAGCGTGAGAACTACGGACTTTATACAGAGTTTAGAACAGATAAAATCGAGCGTGTTAATCTAAATGTTGGTGCTTATGTAAATTATAATTCTGTTTACGGCTGGCAGGTGTTTCCAGGTTTAGACTTTAGTTATTTGCTAAAGCCAGGTTTCAGATTTGTATTTAACAGCGGAACAAGTCAGCGCATTCCTTCTTACACAGATTTGTATCTTCAACAGCCAGGAAACCTTGGTAATGCAGATTTGATTTCTGAAAAAGCATATCAGATTGAAGGTGGTTTTAAATATGATGCCAATCGCTTATCTGCAAAAGCAATAGTTTTTTATAGAAATATAGATGATTTTATAGATTGGACTAAAGATGTTATCACTAATCCATGGCTGGCAAATAATACAGGTTCTATTCGTACCACTGGTTTCAACTTTCAAACACAATATTTGTTAACCAAGAATGCTGTGTATAACTGGAACCTAAACGTAGGTTATACTTACTTATCTCCGGAATTTAAAGATCAGCCTTCCACACAATTTTCAAAATATAAGATAGAAAGTCTTAGACATCAATTGGTAGCCAAATTGGGATGGCAATATCGCAATTGGTCTGCTTTGCTTGCAGAACGTTATCAGGAACGTATTTCTTATAAAGATTACTTTTTGACTGATTTACGTGTGAATTTCAATCAAAAACAATTTGATTACTATCTGGATTTTCAAAATATCTTCGATAAGACTTACATAGAAGCAGCTGCGGTTCCAATGCCAGGTAGGTGGTTTAGTTTAGGAGTGAAATATCGTCTGGACGCTCATTAGTCAGTTAGTTCCCGAAGAGGTGCCTTAGGTTGATAGTTAATAGTCCATAATTATGGTGATCGTCCAGTCATCGGGTCTTGATCATTTAGGACACTAGAATTTCTTGTTTTGTCAGATTTTAGCATTTTATTATAGGATTATGCAACCGGTTGTTTGATTGTGGAGGATAATTTATACTTTTGACAAGACAAGCCAATTGTAATTATGCTGCACCTAAAGACAGATTCATACTATTTGAAGTTGAATGCTATACTCTTTGAAATAGCTATGAGCAATCGATATGCGTTATCTGTCTTGTTAAGTGCACTTTGTCTGACAATTTCAATCAATGCTTTAGGAGCCGGGGTTACAAGCGTCAATCATTATTCCTCTGCAGACGGTTTATCGGATAACCGTGTTACTACAATTATTAAAGACAGGGAAGGGTTTGTGTGGTTCGGGACTTGGGCCGGGATTAACCGCTTTGATGGAAGCCGATTTGTTGCGTTTAAATCGAATCCTGGTGATTTCTCCAGTCTTAAAAGTAATCGTATAGATGAAATAGTTGAAGATAAAACATCCTCCTTTCTTTGGGTAAGAGCTTATGATAATAAAATTTATCGTTTTGATAAGCGTAAACATGTTTTTACTTCGCTTCATGATTTAATAAAAAACGAGCCGTTTAAAAAGTATCAGTTTACAAGGATACTCTCCGTCTCGAGGGGGAAAGTCTGGCTGAAATCAACAAAAGGAAATGTTATTGTTATAGATGATGCCGCTGGAAATTTACCGGTTTTCAATGAATTGAATGCTCTAAATGATAGTTCTGAAAAGACATACTTTTTCTATCTGGATGATAATGGTCACGCTTGGATTTCAAATGAACGTGGGCTCTTTCTAATTAAGCAAAATCAGGAATGTAAATACACAATAAGTCAATATGTAGTTAACTCCAATAACCCAATCCGGTTGATTACATCTGACTATAATGGTGGAGTATGGGCTTCTTATG
This genomic interval from Pseudopedobacter saltans DSM 12145 contains the following:
- a CDS encoding methionine ABC transporter ATP-binding protein, which translates into the protein MIELKNISKTFHQGKQSFKALDNINLKLEQGDILGIIGFSGAGKSTLIRCVNLLEKPDTGQVIVNGKDLIPLRHAELANERKKIGMIFQHFNLLSSRTVFDNVALPLELDGVDKATIAGKVNSLLKTVGLQDKANEYPKNLSGGQKQRVAIARALANDPHLLLCDEATSALDPLTTQSILQLLRDINQQFRITILLITHEMEVVKAICNHVAVIDEGKLLVKGGLEELYSESSHPIIAQLLTEREMEVPVRLRDSLITKPAKNKFPLLEISFNKDLNVEQLLAYIHQENMIYKLYRVENGQPGVNGFGRAQLHIQTDEMQTEVLLGYLEKYGVKYKIKGYAG
- the metI gene encoding methionine ABC transporter permease MetI, with the protein product MLDNMTISLLLKGLWETVFMTLAAGFFGFVLGLPTGTLLFLTRKGQLLENRIYNKTVSFLVNVFRSIPFIILIVWMIPFTRAMVGTSIGMYAALVPLSVGAAPFVARLVENSLLEVPGGLIETARALGASPMQIICKVLLPEALPSLINNASITLITLVGYSAMGGAVGAGGLGQIGYQYGYIGYDAVMMNTVLVLLVALVFTIQFTGDRLSRRFDHR
- a CDS encoding acyltransferase family protein — its product is MGKRVYQIDLFRFIAAIVVVLHHYLFRGHAADGKSPIAFDGLADIFKYGYLGVDFFFIISGFVIVLSIRDLSIKKFIVSRITRLYPAYWFCVILTFLVITYFGSPIFYANFPQLIANLTMLHSFIGYDNIDGVYWSLIVELQFYFLIGAFLIFNQFVKIKFDHLVLFWLGITVLHLFFKDFIIFKAAYYLLILEWSSYFIAGIIFYQIFKEGIKTKHIVLLLICLAISLKGAIIQIDKVQQHYNTSFSPYIICAAITAFYLLMFLVTTGRLQAINSPKMLQLGLLTYPLYLVHQNIGYIIFNNFGMYINKYFLLLFTVTLMLMLSYFISKYIEPPIAAFLKNVLEKRFYLKSRKLSSQT
- the metQ gene encoding methionine ABC transporter substrate-binding lipoprotein MetQ is translated as MNAIKRILALAIIPILLQACGGGAKKDNPNLIRVGITSGPERELAEAAKKVAAEKYNLDVELVIFNDYVVPNEALNNGDIDVNVFQHEPYLKEQSAKRGYELAVVGKTFVYPIVGYSKKIKNIDELKPGSTIAIPNDPTNGGRSLLLLQRYGLLKLKDGVGLLPRVTDIIENPKNLKILEIEAPQLSRVVDDKEVVMAIINNNFAAQAGLDANEYGVLKEDKESPYVNIIVAREDNKGQDKVKNFVKAYQSKEVEEAAEKAFKGGAVRGW
- a CDS encoding TonB-dependent receptor plug domain-containing protein, whose amino-acid sequence is MKKSNLYGALLISAFFNSAVFAQTNVQSLNEVLIQGNRLQIQLSEQNRNVDVITAQEIQKLPAKSVNEILGYVSGVDIRQRGPFGTQADISLDGGSFEQTLILLNGIKITDQQTAHNTLNLPIPTEAIERIEILRGPAARVYGVNSLTGAINIVTKNPESTALFANVFAGSNFKKDEEGNGDLYNGRGVQLGGSIAKEKHTHQLYTSHESGTGYRYNTAYHNNRIFYQGQIKPDEQNKIDVLAGFVRSSFGANGFYAAPGDKESKEVVSTTLASVKSKHLINGRFTLSPQVGYRYNFDDYRYYRYDLSKARSRHHSNAVTVEINGDYRMDFGEFGFGVETRYEQINSTSIGKHERENYGLYTEFRTDKIERVNLNVGAYVNYNSVYGWQVFPGLDFSYLLKPGFRFVFNSGTSQRIPSYTDLYLQQPGNLGNADLISEKAYQIEGGFKYDANRLSAKAIVFYRNIDDFIDWTKDVITNPWLANNTGSIRTTGFNFQTQYLLTKNAVYNWNLNVGYTYLSPEFKDQPSTQFSKYKIESLRHQLVAKLGWQYRNWSALLAERYQERISYKDYFLTDLRVNFNQKQFDYYLDFQNIFDKTYIEAAAVPMPGRWFSLGVKYRLDAH